A window of Gasterosteus aculeatus chromosome 9, fGasAcu3.hap1.1, whole genome shotgun sequence contains these coding sequences:
- the LOC120825854 gene encoding uncharacterized protein LOC120825854, translating into MSYQQRNDLSTRFLLVVTVYLYTFQASHSVSLSRRGGGQEPPAAGGARERVSRGPSPAELRPGAAAPPAAEPRPRWAWTVGNIRAESTSSAGDSEGNQARFTGVQGVQGKVLGPSFDSSSRVSEWRAMSPGVQCDDGVMTFTASGKQVKQLFVDREEASPISLFQLPRNCRYSVRTSWSDLEMMVPYDACYITQENGSYVLPMLWCGLPLKLSCPVQTSTPESALSVLCSSHGMAVQINREELDEQILGVIVNGRWGPFVSEDCAHRFPSHLGKRHFFIPFGAQCITKGKGSRLHLTSDDQEYILSCPVNPQFPYADFPPPTQEDTVKVPDIPYYPYSGFQYPQVNPSDPQPAVARTTSSPDITPVTGSPHTPPELAIGSSGSAAGWYYPYVPFTRPTATPAEPSAATTVPPATPDYRPYYHEMPPYPAAPGTPAPSSQPTPSPPEQPLGPQNPGPDAFHPHASYYHHYPGLEVRPASPSRPTSAPPFPPPPTVAQHYSPSYPFGYFPAGTPICSPLPTSLEPGNERVAPQANCRPYSHPHPNYPYYHPPCPPPHQPLAWYPESQPPLHTTTVTPPRSTASATAGPTPPLPHLQCDDGRMVVFLPFAHPDTIQVRDQTKTWLLVPDVSAVCGFALQAAQGYGVTLRSPLPACYSQLLTPSTVSLLLRFWDLSVGQYRSLELRCPYRPARETPVPATPPLPPTTHHAGPTVPKPKVLCSSHQMTVELPSSSVSGIVFKDIKGNQMGLQDAPQHCGYSARKSKEGQIHLIIQLHSRCHMSVQGQMFIIAVVYVTVNGRREAQFSCPVVTPGSGQECNLPSEQRLPCGPGSVSHSQCLSVGCCSGDDPPACYYPMDECTIDRHFVFSVPASLTEPPLSPDMLVVAGNSTCKPQKVTPDYALFNIPMDGCGTRRVTVGDAVIYMVEVINKVPTLSLNYGTITRDSSLRLLVECRFLPGSTLGVSYLVKTPTLGPNVPAQGMFGVQLRIAKDAQYSSYYPQNHPPLQMLLGKPLYLEVRLLNAPDPSLVLLVHFCVAYPLSGKAVWLLLYNGCPNPYDPALKQAVLSDTRPSTPAAQTRRFTISTFQFLPDGEFRDPDEENNFMCSTEICSPRDGPCVEGCFGQ; encoded by the exons ATGTCGTACCAACAGAGAAACGATCTATCGACTCGTTTTCTACTCGTCGTAACCGTTTATTTGTACACGTTTCAAGCGAGTCACTCGGTGAGTTTATCACGACGCGGAGGAGGTCAAGAGCCGCCCGCCgcggggggggcgagagagcgGGTCAGTCGGGGCCCGAGTCCCGCGGAGCTGCGGCCCggagccgccgccccccccgcggCGGAACCCCGTCCCCGCTGGGCTTGGACCGTCGGTAACATCAGAGCAGAATCGACGTCTTCGGCCGGCGACTCGGAGGGAAACCAGGCCCGTTTTACAG GGGTCCAGGGGGTCCAGGGGAAGGTTTTGGGCCCATCCTTTGACTCCAGCTCGCGTGTGTCTGAGTGGCGCGCCATGAGCCCGGGGGTGCAGTGTGACGATGGTGTCATGACCTTCACCGCCTCtggaaaacaagtcaaacagcTGTTCGTGGACAGAG AGGAAGCTTCTCCCATCTCGCTGTTCCAGTTGCCTCGAAACTGCCGTTACTCCGTGAGGACGTCGTGGAGTGACCTTGAGATGATGGTGCCTTATGATGCTTGTTACATCACACAGGAG aatgGCAGTTACGTGTTGCCCATGTTGTGGTGTGGCCTCCCACTGAAGCTCTCCTGTCCAGTGCAGACATCCACCCCCGAGTCTGCCCTCTCAGTACTGTGCTCTTCCCACGGCATGGCAGTGCAGATTAATagggaggagctggatgaacaAATACTAGGGGTCATag TGAACGGCCGATGGGGTCCGTTTGTTTCTGAGGACTGTGCGCACCGCTTCCCCTCTCATCTGGGAAAGCGTCACTTCTTCATCCCGTTTGGTGCTCAGTGTATCACTAAAGGA aaggGGTCTCGTCTCCATCTCACGTCAGATGATCAGGAATACATCCTCTCTTGTCCAGTCAATCCTCAGTTTCCCTATGCCGACTTTCCTCCTCCGACCCAGGAAGACACGGTTAAGGTCCCTGACATCCCCTACTACCCCTATTCTGGATTCCAGTACCCCCAGGTTAATCCTTCTGACCCCCAACCTGCAGTGGCAAGAACTACATCCTCTCCAGACATTACCCCAGTGACTGGAAGTCCACATACCCCTCCTGAATTAGCTATTGGCTCTTCTGGTTCTGCAGCTGGTTGGTATTACCCCTATGTACCGTTCACACGCCCTACAGCAACACCAGCTGAACCATCTGCCGCTACTACTGTTCCTCCAGCAACTCCTGATTACCGTCCATATTATCATGAGATGCCTCCCTATCCGGCAGCACCAGGGACCCCGGCCCCTTCAAGCCAGCCGACCCCCTCGCCCCCAGAACAGCCCTTGGGTCCGCAGAACCCCGGCCCCGATGCATTTCATCCCCATGCCTCTTACTATCATCACTATCCGGGCCTTGAGGTACGGCCTGCCTCCCCTTCGCGTCCTACCAGTGCTCCACCTTTCCCTCCTCCGCCCACGGTTGCGCAACACTACAGTCCCAGCTATCCATTTGGCTATTTCCCCGCCGGAACACCCATCTGCTCGCCACTGCCGACATCTCTGGAGCCCGGCAATGAGAGGGTGGCTCCTCAGGCAAACTGCCGCCCCTATTCTCACCCGCATCCCAATTATCCTTATTACCATCCGCCCTGTCCTCCACCTCACCAGCCTTTGGCCTGGTATCCAGAGAGTCAGCCCCCGCTCCACACCACCACGGTCACCCCTCCAAGGTCTACAGCATCCGCCACAGCTGGACCCACACCACCGCTACCCCACCTACAGTGTGACGATGGGAGGATGGTTGTCTTCCTGCCTTTTGCCCACCCAGACACCatccaggtcagag ACCAAACGAAGACATGGCTGTTGGTCCCTGATGTGTCTGCGGTGTGTGGCTTCGCGCTGCAGGCGGCTCAGGGCTACGGGGTAACCCTTCGCTCTCCTCTACCCGCCTGCTACAGCCAGCTACTG ACGCCATCGACGGTTTCCTTACTGCTGAGGTTTTGGGACCTTTCCGTCGGGCAGTACAGAAGTCTGGAGCTGCGATGCCCGTATCGACCGGCCCGTGAAACTCCCGTACCAGCTACCCCCCCACTGCCTCCCACCACCCACCATGCCGGACCGACTGTTCCGAAGCCTAAAGTCTTGTGCTCCTCCCACCAGATGACTGTGGAGCTCCCCTCTAGTTCTGTCTCTGGAATAGtttttaaag ACATCAAAGGGAACCAAATGGGTCTCCAGGATGCCCCACAGCACTGTGGGTATTCTGCGAGGAAAAGCAAGGAGGGCCAAATCCATCTTATTATCCAGTTACACTCACGCTGCCACATGAGCGTGCAG GGTCAAATGTTCATCATCGCTGTTGTCTACGTGACGGTGAATGGGAGACGGGAGGCTCAGTTTTCCTGTCCAGTTGTCACTCCAGGGTCTGGACAAG AGTGCAACCTTCCCAGTGAGCAGCGTCTCCCCTGCGGACCCGGCTCTGTGTCCCATTCACAGTGCCTCTCCGTGGGCTGCTGCTCCGGCGACGACCCCCCCGCATGCTACTACCCCATGGATG AGTGCACTATTGACCGCCACTTTGTCTTCTCCGTCCCGGCCTCCCTCACggagccccccctctcccctgaTATGCTTGTTGTTGCCGGCAACTCCACCTGCAAACCGCAGAAGGTGACACCCGACTATGCATTGTTCAATATCCCAATGGACGGCTGCGGGACACGCAGAGTG ACAGTGGGGGACGCAGTCATCTACATGGTGGAGGTCATCAACAAGGTTCCGACACTCAGCCTCAACTACGGCACCATCACAAGGGATTCTTCTCTCAG GTTGCTGGTGGAGTGCAGGTTTCTGCCAGGCTCCACTCTTGGTGTGAGCTACTTGGTGAAGACTCCCACCCTGGGACCCAACGTTCCGGCCCAGGGGATGTTTGGCGTCCAGCTACGGATCGCCAAAG ACGCCCAATACAGCAGCTACTACCCCCAGAATCACCCGCCCCTGCAGATGCTGCTGGGGAAACCCCTCTACCTGGAAGTGCGGCTGCTCAATGCCCCCGACCCCAGTTTGGTGCTGCTGGTGCACTTCTGTGTGGCCTACCCCCTCTCTGGAAAGGCTGTGTGGCTGCTGCTCTACAATGG GTGTCCCAACCCGTATGACCCCGCCCTGAAGCAGGCGGTGCTCTCGGACACCCGGCCATCCACTCCTGCAGCTCAGACCCGCCGCTTCACCATCAGCACCTTCCAGTTCCTTCCGGATGGTGAGTTCAGGGACCCGgacgaggag AACAACTTCATGTGCTCAACGGAAATCTGCTCCCCCCGTGACGGGCCGTGTGTGGAGGGATGCTTCGGCCAGTGA
- the emp1a gene encoding epithelial membrane protein 1, which translates to MWTLAGVVVLHVTSIVLLLLAAVQNAWWVTDTVSTDLWGRWEWKDSNWNYTSVINPEDLQAVQATSVLACVFAVLSLFVFVAQLFTLPKGQRFTFTGILQLIACLCVMIAASVYTAKPPPSSQEEGRYGHSYVLAWISFVLTFILAVTYLILRKKSE; encoded by the exons ATGTGGACGCTGGCTGGAGTCGTTGTCCTGCACGTCACCTCcatcgtcctgctgctgctggccgctgTCCAAAAT GCCTGGTGGGTCACCGACACAGTGTCAACTGACTTGTGGGGCAGATGGGAGTGGAAGGACTCTAACTGGAATTACACCAGCGTGATAAACCCGG AAGATCTCCAGGCGGTTCAGGCCACCTCGGTGCTGGCCTGTGTTTTTGCCGTCctgtccttgtttgtgtttgtggctCAGCTGTTCACTCTGCCCAAAGGCCAGAGGTTCACCTTCACCGGCATCCTGCAGCTAATCGCCT GTCTGTGTGTAATGATCGCAGCCTCAGTCTACACGGCCAAGCCGCCCCCCTCCagccaggaggaggggaggtacGGACACTCCTACGTGCTGGCCTGGATCTCCTTCGTCCTCACCTTCATCTTAGCCGTCACCTACCTCATCCTGCGGAAGAAGAGCGAGTGA
- the f8a gene encoding 40-kDa huntingtin-associated protein isoform X1: MAAEGDFLARYRAVSNKLKKRFLRKPNVAEASEQFGQLAKELKQQDCLQYAAFCNLAMARCEQTLFNAPGEALALTDAARLFLSSEKENRALQAPGFDEHLQAALNCYSFAVKVHIEMNQPVMAASLCLELGNALKEMNRPGEAIVHFQRAAELQTQTPIENLLSMGEMATCKILTRDYDGALSVFTEMQLTCQERGLQLPGINTPVGAFLDIVAKCEISRVLLLMFLEPPPQKLLPEHGQTLERYAWESFEPHSQVTFLPENVFLLLQSVVMACQEKDTESLKSLQIELWPFLTAEQNHLLHLVVQERITPSGQGI, from the exons ATGGCTGCTGAGGGAGATTTCCTGGCGAGATACCGTGCCGTGTCAAATAAGCTGAAGAA ACGTTTTCTCCGGAAGCCGAACGTCGCGGAGGCGAGTGAGCAGTTTG GTCAGCTGGCTAAGGAGCTGAAGCAGCAGGACTGCCTTCAGTATGCTGCCTTCTGTAACCTGGCCATGGCTCG GTGTGAGCAGACTCTGTTTAACGCCCCGGGGGAGGCTCTGGCGTTGACCGATGCGGcccgcctcttcctctcctctgagaAGGAGAACAGGGCGCTGCAGGCTCCGGGCTTTGACGAGCACCTTCAAGCTGCGCTCAACTGCTACAGCTTCGCCGTCAAG GTGCACATCGAGATGAACCAGCCTGTGATGGCAGCCAGCCTGTGTCTAGAACTCGGCAATGCCCTCAAG GAGATGAACCGACCAGGAGAGGCTATCGTTCACTTCCAGAGGGCTGCAGAGCTGCAAACACAGACGCCGATTGAAAATCTGCTGTCCATGGGGGAAATGGCCACGTGTAAAATTCTCACCC GTGACTACGACGGGGCTCTGTCGGTGTTCACAGAGATGCAGCTGACGTGTCAGGAGAGAGGGCTGCAGCTACCGGGCATCAACACCCCTGTTG GGGCGTTTTTGGACATTGTGGCAAAATGTGAAATCTCCAGAGTTCTGCTGCTGATGTTTCTTGAG CCTCCTCCTCAGAAACTGTTACCGGAACACGGCCAGACCCTGGAGAGATACGCATGGGAGTCTTTTGAGCCTCACAGCCAAG TGACCTTCCTCCCGGAGAATGTTTTCCTGCTCCTGCAGTCGGTCGTG ATGGCGTGTcaggagaaagacacagagtCCCTCAAGTCTCTTCAGATTGAGCTTTG GCCCTTTCTGACAGCGGAGCAGaatcaccttctccacctggtggTTCAGGAGCGCATCACACCGTCTGGACAGGGCATTTAG
- the f8a gene encoding 40-kDa huntingtin-associated protein isoform X2, with the protein MARCEQTLFNAPGEALALTDAARLFLSSEKENRALQAPGFDEHLQAALNCYSFAVKVHIEMNQPVMAASLCLELGNALKEMNRPGEAIVHFQRAAELQTQTPIENLLSMGEMATCKILTRDYDGALSVFTEMQLTCQERGLQLPGINTPVGAFLDIVAKCEISRVLLLMFLEPPPQKLLPEHGQTLERYAWESFEPHSQVTFLPENVFLLLQSVVMACQEKDTESLKSLQIELWPFLTAEQNHLLHLVVQERITPSGQGI; encoded by the exons ATGGCTCG GTGTGAGCAGACTCTGTTTAACGCCCCGGGGGAGGCTCTGGCGTTGACCGATGCGGcccgcctcttcctctcctctgagaAGGAGAACAGGGCGCTGCAGGCTCCGGGCTTTGACGAGCACCTTCAAGCTGCGCTCAACTGCTACAGCTTCGCCGTCAAG GTGCACATCGAGATGAACCAGCCTGTGATGGCAGCCAGCCTGTGTCTAGAACTCGGCAATGCCCTCAAG GAGATGAACCGACCAGGAGAGGCTATCGTTCACTTCCAGAGGGCTGCAGAGCTGCAAACACAGACGCCGATTGAAAATCTGCTGTCCATGGGGGAAATGGCCACGTGTAAAATTCTCACCC GTGACTACGACGGGGCTCTGTCGGTGTTCACAGAGATGCAGCTGACGTGTCAGGAGAGAGGGCTGCAGCTACCGGGCATCAACACCCCTGTTG GGGCGTTTTTGGACATTGTGGCAAAATGTGAAATCTCCAGAGTTCTGCTGCTGATGTTTCTTGAG CCTCCTCCTCAGAAACTGTTACCGGAACACGGCCAGACCCTGGAGAGATACGCATGGGAGTCTTTTGAGCCTCACAGCCAAG TGACCTTCCTCCCGGAGAATGTTTTCCTGCTCCTGCAGTCGGTCGTG ATGGCGTGTcaggagaaagacacagagtCCCTCAAGTCTCTTCAGATTGAGCTTTG GCCCTTTCTGACAGCGGAGCAGaatcaccttctccacctggtggTTCAGGAGCGCATCACACCGTCTGGACAGGGCATTTAG